The proteins below come from a single Sporolituus thermophilus DSM 23256 genomic window:
- a CDS encoding TRAP transporter substrate-binding protein, translated as MKRYLSLISLLVACLLFISGCSSESNSGNKSAGTKVMKLGIVTNKDRSLTKGLYKFGEIVEKETGGTIKVEVFSDGVLGGDRQVIEALQMGTVHGTAVSTGVIAAFAPRMDVFDLPFLFKDKATAYKVFDGPIGQELLQDLPKAGLIGLAYWENGFRHLTNNKREVKTADDIKGLKIRTLESKVHVETWRLLGANPTPIAFSQLYSALEQGVVDGQENPYGNVVASQFYEVQKYLTNTGHIYNANVFMVSKVFWDSLTDKEREIIKKAAIEARDYQRKLNDEEDKSSIAYLKEKGMKISDLNPGEQEKIKQMLQPLYKQVAASIGGDLVDRLIAATKQ; from the coding sequence ATGAAAAGATACCTGAGCTTAATTAGTCTGCTGGTGGCCTGTTTATTATTTATTTCCGGCTGCTCGTCTGAGTCTAATTCGGGGAACAAAAGTGCCGGGACGAAAGTCATGAAACTGGGAATTGTTACGAATAAAGACCGTTCGCTCACGAAAGGCCTTTACAAGTTTGGGGAAATTGTTGAAAAAGAAACCGGAGGCACAATAAAAGTAGAAGTATTTTCCGATGGTGTGCTGGGTGGTGACCGGCAGGTAATTGAAGCCCTGCAGATGGGTACCGTCCATGGAACGGCGGTATCGACCGGGGTTATTGCTGCTTTTGCTCCCCGGATGGATGTATTCGACCTTCCGTTCTTATTTAAGGATAAGGCAACTGCCTATAAGGTTTTTGACGGGCCGATCGGTCAGGAATTATTGCAGGATTTGCCTAAAGCCGGACTTATCGGGCTGGCATATTGGGAAAATGGTTTCCGGCATCTTACCAACAATAAGCGTGAGGTTAAAACCGCGGATGATATTAAAGGTCTAAAGATACGGACATTGGAAAGCAAAGTACATGTTGAAACCTGGCGGTTGCTCGGAGCCAACCCGACGCCGATAGCCTTCTCCCAGTTGTACAGCGCCCTGGAACAGGGAGTTGTCGATGGGCAGGAGAACCCTTACGGTAACGTAGTTGCCAGTCAATTTTACGAAGTGCAAAAATATTTGACGAATACCGGCCATATCTATAATGCCAATGTATTTATGGTAAGCAAGGTTTTCTGGGATTCGCTTACCGATAAAGAACGGGAGATTATCAAAAAAGCGGCAATTGAGGCTCGTGATTATCAACGGAAACTAAATGATGAGGAAGACAAGAGCAGTATTGCTTATCTTAAAGAAAAAGGCATGAAGATAAGCGATTTGAACCCGGGTGAACAAGAAAAAATCAAGCAAATGTTGCAGCCGCTGTATAAACAGGTGGCGGCGTCAATCGGCGGCGACCTGGTTGACAGGTTGATAGCGGCGACGAAACAGTAA
- a CDS encoding zinc-dependent alcohol dehydrogenase, producing the protein MSNTLELYLKRPNELELRTAEMASRLKDNEVKIKMIYGGICGSDLRVYQGAISYAQYPIRPGHEALGTIIEAGAAVPYDIGTRVVVFPNTFCGTCEFCLNEKTNICIKKKPLGVAIDGVFAQEVILDAKYVFPVPGNLPDERAILIEPFAVTIHALKKASILPGTTVAIVGCGTEGLLAVALALHLGAKVTAIDVNPVKLEIAKALGAVTALMPQAVNGELFDVVVEAAGVKAAIQQAMQIVKPGGTMIALGITGEPVNMSPIHIVRNEISILGTIIYTLKDFADAIEYLSCPSLFVEPVISKVVPLADYQAAYAQALSGNYAKILLAFAR; encoded by the coding sequence GTGAGTAACACGCTTGAGCTATATTTAAAGCGGCCTAATGAGTTAGAGTTGCGGACAGCAGAGATGGCTTCACGCCTAAAGGATAACGAAGTAAAGATAAAAATGATCTATGGGGGAATATGCGGGTCTGATTTGCGGGTATACCAGGGAGCGATAAGCTATGCGCAATATCCAATCCGGCCGGGGCATGAGGCGTTAGGCACGATTATTGAAGCTGGGGCGGCAGTACCTTATGATATTGGAACAAGAGTGGTGGTTTTTCCCAATACTTTTTGCGGGACGTGCGAATTTTGTCTAAATGAAAAAACTAACATTTGTATTAAGAAAAAACCGCTCGGTGTTGCAATTGACGGGGTATTTGCCCAGGAGGTCATACTGGATGCCAAATATGTTTTTCCTGTGCCAGGGAATTTACCTGACGAGCGGGCGATACTGATTGAACCGTTTGCAGTTACAATTCATGCGTTGAAAAAAGCCAGTATACTCCCGGGTACGACAGTAGCAATTGTCGGGTGTGGGACAGAGGGGCTGTTAGCCGTCGCCCTAGCCCTTCATTTAGGCGCCAAAGTTACGGCTATTGATGTGAATCCCGTAAAATTAGAAATTGCGAAAGCGCTTGGGGCGGTAACGGCTTTAATGCCGCAAGCTGTCAATGGCGAACTGTTTGACGTGGTTGTAGAAGCTGCCGGCGTAAAGGCGGCTATCCAGCAAGCAATGCAGATCGTCAAACCTGGTGGCACAATGATTGCGTTAGGGATAACCGGCGAACCGGTAAACATGAGTCCGATCCATATTGTGCGCAATGAAATATCAATATTAGGGACGATAATTTATACATTGAAAGATTTTGCCGACGCGATTGAATATTTAAGTTGTCCTTCCTTATTTGTCGAGCCGGTTATTTCCAAAGTCGTTCCGCTAGCAGATTATCAAGCTGCATATGCTCAGGCGCTATCCGGAAATTATGCCAAAATTTTGTTAGCGTTTGCGCGCTGA
- a CDS encoding TRAP transporter small permease, which produces MKKIAKFEAAVNGIMAVLLALMGIFIFTNVVLRYFFNSGITWAEELSRFLFVWLVFMGAIGALKDNNHLGFTSLVQKLSPALKKLCFFVSNILVVGCLWVLFEGSLKMTMLTTRTLSPATGLPLAYMYAVGILTSVGMFLVICCRIYRGLFVQGAIDDLIVLKESEEEINLNQVNKGEISQ; this is translated from the coding sequence ATGAAGAAAATAGCGAAATTTGAGGCGGCAGTCAACGGTATCATGGCAGTACTCCTGGCGCTTATGGGGATTTTTATCTTTACCAACGTTGTGCTGCGTTACTTTTTCAATTCCGGTATAACGTGGGCAGAAGAATTATCCAGGTTTTTATTTGTCTGGCTTGTGTTCATGGGCGCAATTGGCGCGCTGAAAGACAACAATCACCTTGGATTTACTTCTTTGGTGCAAAAGCTGTCGCCGGCCCTGAAAAAACTTTGTTTTTTTGTCAGCAATATCCTGGTGGTTGGCTGTCTGTGGGTATTGTTTGAAGGCAGTTTAAAAATGACAATGCTGACTACCAGAACCCTGTCGCCGGCGACCGGGTTGCCACTCGCCTACATGTATGCTGTTGGCATTCTTACCAGTGTCGGCATGTTTTTGGTCATCTGCTGCCGTATCTATCGGGGACTATTTGTGCAAGGGGCAATTGACGACTTGATTGTCCTGAAAGAATCGGAAGAAGAGATAAATTTAAATCAGGTTAACAAAGGAGAAATAAGCCAATGA
- the aroD gene encoding type I 3-dehydroquinate dehydratase, with amino-acid sequence MNNTMIGQGTKPLICVPLVGRTGDAVMAELSEVLVKKPDVIEWRADFFGDISQSDEVIRIANWIKKAAGDIPFIFTVRSRREGGQPITLNDHDILELLINICQNTGWEYIDYELSNPPAYIECLRTVALKTKKKIIGSFHDFEGTPAADILLQKFAQAVQYQLDVAKVAVMPRTLEDVLALLQVTLAAKRLVNIPIITISMGRYGVISRMIGGVFGSALSFAIGANSSAPGQIQIDDLRTVLTVIEKAIGASNN; translated from the coding sequence GTGAACAACACGATGATTGGACAAGGAACAAAACCGCTAATCTGTGTGCCGCTCGTTGGGCGGACTGGGGATGCGGTAATGGCCGAATTGAGCGAAGTTCTGGTAAAAAAACCGGATGTTATTGAATGGCGGGCCGATTTTTTTGGTGATATTAGCCAAAGCGATGAGGTAATTCGTATAGCCAACTGGATCAAAAAGGCGGCAGGCGATATCCCGTTTATTTTTACCGTACGGTCGCGGCGGGAAGGTGGTCAGCCAATTACTTTAAATGACCACGATATTCTTGAACTTCTCATAAATATTTGCCAAAATACCGGGTGGGAATATATCGATTATGAATTAAGCAATCCGCCCGCCTATATTGAATGTCTGCGGACTGTAGCGCTTAAAACCAAGAAAAAAATTATTGGCTCATTCCACGATTTTGAAGGCACGCCGGCAGCGGATATTTTGCTGCAAAAGTTTGCGCAAGCCGTTCAGTACCAACTCGATGTTGCCAAAGTGGCCGTCATGCCCCGCACCCTGGAAGATGTTTTAGCGCTTTTACAGGTAACCCTGGCAGCGAAACGACTTGTTAATATACCGATAATTACCATATCCATGGGACGTTATGGCGTAATAAGCCGCATGATAGGAGGTGTATTTGGGTCGGCGCTCAGTTTTGCGATTGGCGCAAACAGCTCAGCTCCCGGTCAGATCCAAATTGACGATTTACGAACGGTCCTTACCGTGATTGAAAAAGCGATAGGTGCAAGTAATAATTAA
- a CDS encoding hydroxymethylglutaryl-CoA lyase, producing the protein MDIGTKTLPWPSRVIVCEVGPRDGLQNEKAMLTTEQKVELIERVVQAGAKIIEIGSFVHPQAVPQMADTDEVAKRIKRVDGVEYRALVLNLRGIERAEAAGIKKVKLTVSASRAHSLANSKRTPEEVVRSFSECAEYAARHGLELSGAIATSFGCSLQGNVPLEQVFSVIACFREIGVKELSLSDSTGMANPRQVYEYCTKVRAAFPKVTWVLHFHNTRGMGLANVMAGMLAGIVHFDASFAGIGGCPFAPGATGNIATEDLIHMCHEMGIATGYDLDAMLAVARSVREMIGHDTASFLLKAGKCSDIVNAKSDNH; encoded by the coding sequence ATGGACATAGGGACAAAAACACTACCGTGGCCTTCGCGTGTTATTGTATGCGAAGTAGGGCCGCGGGACGGCCTGCAAAACGAAAAGGCTATGTTGACAACTGAACAAAAAGTCGAACTCATTGAACGAGTTGTTCAGGCGGGGGCCAAGATTATAGAAATCGGTTCATTTGTCCATCCCCAAGCAGTGCCGCAAATGGCGGATACAGATGAGGTAGCTAAGCGCATCAAACGGGTAGACGGGGTGGAGTACCGCGCCTTGGTGCTAAACTTGCGCGGTATTGAGCGGGCCGAAGCGGCGGGAATTAAGAAAGTAAAACTAACCGTATCGGCCAGCCGGGCGCATTCGCTGGCCAATAGTAAACGTACCCCGGAAGAAGTGGTGCGTAGTTTTAGTGAGTGCGCGGAGTACGCCGCTCGGCATGGTCTTGAGCTTTCCGGTGCGATCGCTACCTCGTTTGGGTGTTCGTTGCAGGGAAATGTTCCGCTAGAACAGGTTTTCTCTGTCATTGCCTGCTTCCGCGAAATCGGCGTTAAAGAACTGTCGCTGTCGGATTCCACCGGCATGGCCAATCCCCGGCAGGTATATGAGTATTGTACGAAAGTCAGGGCAGCGTTTCCTAAGGTAACATGGGTGCTGCATTTTCATAATACCCGCGGCATGGGGCTGGCGAATGTAATGGCCGGCATGCTGGCCGGCATTGTGCACTTTGACGCCAGTTTTGCCGGCATCGGCGGTTGTCCGTTTGCGCCAGGGGCGACGGGCAATATTGCCACCGAGGATCTCATTCACATGTGCCACGAAATGGGCATCGCGACCGGGTATGACCTTGATGCAATGTTGGCTGTTGCCCGCTCAGTCCGCGAAATGATCGGGCATGATACTGCCAGCTTTCTGCTTAAGGCTGGCAAATGCAGCGATATTGTTAATGCAAAGTCAGATAATCACTAG
- a CDS encoding aldehyde dehydrogenase family protein — protein sequence MANDIEKELTPEQLEELNTAFERARKALAIIETYDQARVDRLCQAVAWAVANKKTFERLVAMGIEESGLGDPVSRMNKRFKIRGVLRDALRQKSVGIIEEIPEKGIVKYAKPVGIIASIVPTTNPDLTPAGTAIYAIKARDVVIFSPHPRSKNTTFETVRLMREALEREGAPADILQCLTRVNIPMSKALMARADLVLATGGKDMVKAAYSSGTPAYGVGAGNATMIIDETADVVEAAHNTMLSKTSDFGSGCSADGNLIIHESIFDKMLEQLQKEGGYLANEEEKAKLRAVMWDEQGRRNPKTVALSAPKMAEAAGFSIPADRKFIIVMGDGIGKEYPFSGEKLTTVLAVYKYEGEFENALNMMRAIYEVGGKGHSCGIYSFNDDHIHRLALAAPVSRIMVRQPQSRANAGSFTNGMPMTSSLGCGTWGGNITSENVHLKHYMNTTWVSRPIPEDRPSDEELFGDFYDPELEK from the coding sequence ATGGCCAATGACATTGAAAAAGAACTCACGCCCGAACAACTGGAGGAACTAAATACGGCCTTTGAACGGGCCCGCAAAGCGCTGGCCATAATTGAAACATATGACCAGGCTCGTGTTGACCGTCTCTGCCAGGCCGTAGCCTGGGCGGTTGCTAACAAGAAGACCTTTGAGCGCCTGGTAGCCATGGGCATTGAAGAAAGCGGCCTGGGCGATCCGGTCAGCCGGATGAACAAGCGTTTTAAAATCCGTGGCGTGCTGCGCGACGCGTTGCGGCAAAAAAGCGTGGGCATTATCGAAGAAATCCCCGAAAAAGGCATCGTCAAGTACGCCAAGCCGGTGGGCATCATCGCTTCAATCGTTCCGACCACCAACCCCGACCTGACGCCGGCCGGAACGGCGATTTATGCCATCAAGGCGCGGGACGTGGTGATTTTCTCGCCCCATCCCCGTTCGAAAAACACGACGTTCGAGACGGTGCGCCTGATGCGCGAAGCCCTGGAGCGGGAAGGGGCGCCGGCCGACATCCTGCAGTGCCTGACCAGGGTAAACATTCCTATGTCCAAAGCCTTGATGGCCCGTGCCGATCTGGTGCTCGCCACCGGCGGCAAAGACATGGTCAAGGCGGCGTATAGCTCCGGCACGCCGGCCTATGGCGTCGGCGCCGGCAATGCGACCATGATTATCGACGAAACGGCCGATGTCGTAGAAGCCGCCCACAACACCATGCTGAGCAAGACGTCCGACTTTGGTTCGGGCTGCTCGGCCGACGGCAACCTTATCATTCATGAAAGCATTTTCGACAAAATGCTGGAGCAACTGCAAAAAGAAGGCGGCTATTTGGCCAACGAAGAAGAAAAAGCCAAGCTGCGCGCGGTCATGTGGGACGAGCAGGGCCGCCGCAATCCCAAGACAGTGGCGCTGTCCGCGCCGAAAATGGCGGAGGCCGCCGGTTTTAGCATTCCCGCCGACCGCAAGTTCATCATCGTGATGGGTGACGGGATCGGCAAAGAATATCCCTTCTCGGGCGAGAAACTGACCACCGTGCTGGCGGTATATAAATATGAAGGCGAGTTTGAAAACGCCCTCAACATGATGCGGGCGATTTACGAAGTAGGCGGGAAGGGTCATTCGTGCGGCATTTACTCCTTCAACGACGATCATATTCACCGTCTGGCCCTGGCCGCACCGGTCAGCCGGATCATGGTGCGCCAGCCGCAGTCGCGAGCCAACGCCGGTTCCTTTACCAATGGCATGCCCATGACATCCAGCCTGGGCTGCGGTACTTGGGGCGGCAATATTACCTCCGAGAACGTGCATCTCAAGCACTACATGAATACCACCTGGGTATCGCGCCCCATTCCGGAGGACAGACCGTCCGATGAGGAACTTTTCGGCGACTTCTACGATCCGGAATTAGAAAAATAA
- a CDS encoding TRAP transporter large permease subunit, which yields MTVAIFLFSICGAMALGMPIAFALLVCGVALMLHLGMFDTRILAQNLIIGADNFALMAIPFFILVGELMNAGGISKKIINFGIALVGHIRGGLGYVAIITAFIFAGLSGSAVADTAALAAIMVPMMAEAGYVKSRSAALIGAGSIVAPILPPSIPFIIFASISGLSVMKLFMAGIVPGVMVAVSLAVLWWYMARRMNVKVYPRRSLKEIAIAIKDAAWALALPFIIMIGIKFGIVTPTEASVVAVFYTLFLCFVVYRSITIRDLYHILISAAKTTSVIMFLIAAAMVSSWLIAIANIPAMVTSWLAPYMGNQVLLLVAINILVFIVGTAMDLTPTVLILTPVLMPIIKKAGIDPIYFGVVFILNNAIGLLTPPVGTVLNAACGAGKVLMDDLMKDIMPFLLIETVVLILLILFPQIVLVPLKWMGV from the coding sequence ATGACGGTGGCAATTTTTCTGTTTTCTATTTGCGGCGCTATGGCGCTCGGCATGCCGATAGCTTTTGCCCTGCTGGTGTGCGGGGTGGCGTTAATGCTGCATCTGGGCATGTTTGATACCCGCATTTTGGCGCAAAACCTGATTATCGGGGCAGACAATTTTGCATTGATGGCTATCCCGTTTTTTATCCTGGTCGGCGAACTGATGAATGCCGGCGGAATTTCCAAAAAAATAATCAACTTCGGGATCGCCCTGGTTGGCCATATTCGCGGCGGATTAGGCTATGTGGCAATCATTACGGCCTTTATTTTCGCTGGCCTGTCCGGATCGGCGGTTGCCGACACGGCGGCGTTGGCGGCCATCATGGTTCCCATGATGGCCGAGGCGGGATATGTCAAAAGCCGTTCGGCAGCATTAATCGGTGCCGGATCGATTGTTGCGCCGATTTTGCCACCAAGCATTCCTTTTATTATCTTTGCATCTATTAGCGGCTTGTCGGTAATGAAACTCTTTATGGCCGGCATAGTGCCTGGAGTGATGGTGGCGGTAAGTTTAGCCGTACTTTGGTGGTATATGGCCCGAAGAATGAACGTTAAAGTATATCCGCGGCGTTCGTTGAAAGAAATTGCGATCGCAATCAAAGATGCCGCCTGGGCGCTTGCCTTGCCATTCATTATTATGATTGGCATTAAATTCGGGATTGTTACGCCCACCGAAGCGTCGGTCGTAGCCGTATTTTACACGTTGTTTCTCTGTTTCGTTGTTTATCGGTCAATCACCATTCGGGACTTGTATCATATTCTCATATCGGCGGCTAAAACGACCAGTGTTATTATGTTTCTCATTGCGGCGGCAATGGTGTCTTCCTGGCTAATCGCCATTGCCAATATTCCGGCGATGGTTACAAGCTGGCTGGCGCCGTATATGGGTAATCAAGTATTGCTGCTGGTCGCGATTAATATTCTGGTATTTATTGTAGGAACGGCAATGGATCTGACGCCGACAGTGTTGATATTAACACCGGTATTGATGCCGATCATCAAAAAAGCGGGGATTGACCCGATTTACTTCGGGGTAGTGTTTATTTTAAACAACGCCATCGGCCTGCTTACCCCGCCGGTCGGCACGGTGCTTAACGCCGCGTGTGGTGCCGGCAAGGTGCTAATGGATGACCTAATGAAGGATATTATGCCATTCTTGCTGATCGAAACGGTGGTACTAATTTTGTTAATTTTGTTCCCCCAAATTGTTTTGGTACCGCTTAAATGGATGGGCGTTTAG
- a CDS encoding thiamine pyrophosphate-binding protein → MKDLVANQLVKYLERRGVKHIFGLCGHTNIAVLAALSKSDKIRFINVRHEQIAAHAADGYARVTKKASVVLSHLGPGLTNAATGVANAALDSIPMVVIAGDVPSHYYGKHPHQEVNLHADASQWEIYRPFVKRAWRVERAELFPEILEKAFALAEAGRPGPVLVDVPMDIFSKEVDVALFERLDHNAKTIHKPSLDEELAVKIVKTLAAAKNPVIYAGGGVLLADAATELREFVDHMGIPVAHSLMGKGALPDDHPLTLGMTGFWGTKFINDKCRQADYVLGLGTSFKEADCSSWYPEYTFSFPPSKLIHIDIDPSEIGRNFPVEIGAVADLKQALTVLTRVAKKLYPEARQNEALKQAIAEYRKEFKASNQALEESDDFPMTPQRILADVRDVLPRNAIITTDVGWNKNGVGQQFPIYEPGSILTPGGYATMGFGAAAALGAKIAAPDRVVVSLIGDGGFGQNPAVLATAACENIPIVIVIMNNRAFGTIAGLEKAHYDTTFGTLFEKDGQPYSPDYAAIAKAYGVEGIKIQAAAEFKPALKRAIEANQPVVIDVTMLNNPVPTAGHWNIMDIYSPGKKVHHVSTN, encoded by the coding sequence ATGAAGGACTTAGTTGCTAATCAACTAGTTAAATATCTTGAAAGAAGAGGTGTCAAGCATATCTTCGGCCTATGCGGACACACGAACATCGCCGTTTTGGCCGCTTTATCCAAAAGCGACAAAATCCGGTTTATAAATGTGCGGCACGAACAAATCGCCGCCCATGCCGCCGACGGCTATGCCCGTGTCACCAAAAAAGCATCCGTCGTGCTAAGCCACCTGGGACCGGGGCTGACCAATGCGGCCACCGGGGTCGCCAATGCCGCCCTTGACTCCATTCCCATGGTGGTCATTGCCGGCGACGTTCCCAGCCACTACTATGGCAAACATCCCCATCAGGAAGTCAACTTACACGCCGACGCGTCCCAGTGGGAAATTTATCGCCCCTTTGTTAAACGCGCCTGGCGGGTAGAACGGGCCGAACTGTTTCCGGAAATCCTCGAAAAAGCCTTTGCATTGGCGGAGGCCGGTCGCCCCGGTCCGGTTCTGGTCGACGTGCCGATGGACATATTTTCCAAGGAAGTGGACGTTGCCTTGTTTGAGCGGCTCGACCACAATGCCAAAACCATTCATAAGCCGTCGCTGGACGAAGAACTTGCCGTCAAAATCGTTAAAACTTTAGCCGCGGCGAAAAACCCCGTCATCTATGCCGGCGGTGGCGTATTGTTAGCCGATGCGGCCACAGAATTAAGGGAATTCGTTGACCATATGGGCATCCCGGTCGCCCACTCGCTGATGGGCAAAGGCGCCCTGCCGGACGACCACCCGCTCACCCTTGGCATGACCGGCTTCTGGGGTACCAAATTCATCAACGACAAATGCCGGCAGGCCGACTACGTCCTCGGGCTGGGCACCAGCTTCAAAGAAGCGGACTGCAGCTCCTGGTATCCCGAATATACCTTCAGCTTTCCACCGAGTAAACTCATCCACATCGACATCGACCCAAGCGAAATTGGCCGCAACTTCCCGGTCGAAATCGGGGCCGTGGCCGACTTAAAACAGGCGCTGACCGTCTTAACTCGCGTGGCCAAGAAACTTTATCCTGAAGCCAGACAAAACGAAGCCTTAAAACAAGCAATCGCTGAATATCGCAAAGAATTCAAGGCAAGCAACCAAGCGCTGGAAGAAAGCGACGACTTTCCCATGACGCCGCAGCGGATCCTGGCCGATGTGCGCGACGTGCTGCCGCGCAACGCCATCATCACCACCGATGTTGGCTGGAACAAAAACGGCGTGGGCCAACAATTCCCCATCTATGAACCGGGCAGCATCCTGACACCCGGCGGATACGCCACTATGGGCTTTGGCGCGGCGGCCGCGCTCGGCGCGAAGATTGCCGCTCCCGACCGGGTTGTCGTCTCCCTGATCGGCGACGGCGGCTTTGGCCAAAACCCGGCTGTCTTGGCAACCGCCGCCTGCGAAAATATTCCGATTGTTATCGTTATCATGAATAACCGGGCGTTCGGCACCATTGCCGGCTTGGAAAAAGCGCACTATGACACTACGTTTGGCACCTTGTTCGAAAAAGACGGCCAGCCATATTCACCCGACTATGCCGCCATTGCCAAAGCCTATGGCGTCGAAGGCATAAAAATCCAGGCAGCCGCCGAATTCAAACCGGCGCTGAAGCGGGCGATCGAAGCCAACCAACCGGTCGTTATCGACGTAACCATGCTCAACAACCCGGTGCCGACCGCCGGTCACTGGAACATCATGGACATTTACTCACCTGGCAAAAAAGTGCATCATGTCAGCACGAATTAA
- a CDS encoding sugar phosphate isomerase/epimerase family protein, giving the protein MAHQFSLAYLTVQGCPPPEQIEIAARTGYDFVSLRPIYMGLPGEPNYALAENKELLRQTRKALADTGIKLLDIELARIHDGVDVKKYLPAMEVAAELGGRHVLSSIWTSDRALYTEKFAELCDLAKPLGLTVELEFVPIASVRTLAGALDVLRSVNRENAGLMIDAHHFHRAQDKPEELDAVPRTWFHFVHLCDAPAQIPTDREEMTRILREARLYCGEGGIDIAAIVSRIPAVPFSIELPNLARVKELGYEGHARRCLETAKAYLAAHPRPQAICCA; this is encoded by the coding sequence ATGGCCCACCAATTTTCATTGGCATATTTAACGGTGCAAGGCTGCCCGCCGCCGGAGCAGATCGAAATTGCCGCCCGCACCGGCTATGATTTTGTAAGCTTGCGGCCAATTTATATGGGGCTTCCCGGCGAACCAAACTATGCGCTCGCCGAAAACAAGGAATTATTGCGGCAAACTCGCAAAGCATTGGCGGACACAGGCATTAAACTGCTGGATATCGAACTCGCACGCATTCACGACGGCGTTGATGTGAAAAAATATTTGCCGGCCATGGAAGTGGCGGCCGAACTGGGCGGCCGCCACGTACTAAGCAGTATCTGGACGAGTGACCGCGCGCTTTACACCGAAAAATTCGCCGAACTTTGTGATTTGGCCAAACCTTTAGGGCTGACCGTAGAACTGGAGTTTGTGCCCATTGCCAGCGTCAGGACGCTGGCGGGGGCGCTCGACGTTCTCCGTAGTGTTAACCGGGAAAACGCCGGACTGATGATTGATGCCCATCACTTCCATCGCGCCCAGGATAAGCCGGAAGAACTGGATGCGGTGCCGCGCACCTGGTTTCACTTTGTCCATTTGTGCGATGCGCCGGCCCAGATTCCAACCGATCGGGAAGAAATGACGCGCATTTTGCGCGAGGCGCGCCTGTATTGCGGCGAAGGGGGCATTGATATCGCCGCCATCGTTAGCCGGATACCGGCAGTGCCGTTTTCGATCGAACTGCCTAATCTGGCGCGCGTCAAGGAACTTGGCTATGAAGGCCATGCCCGGCGGTGTCTGGAAACGGCCAAGGCATATCTAGCGGCTCATCCACGTCCCCAAGCAATTTGCTGTGCCTAA
- a CDS encoding LacI family DNA-binding transcriptional regulator, translating into MKTSKKRSHVTLQDVAAHAGVSRATASLVLRGSPNISEATRQKVLAAMQQLGYVYDRIAANLRSNASSTVGLIIMELANPFYSELLVGIHQELDKFGYTVILGTTFDSHAIQERLLSTMLEHRVGGIILSAVPGSSSEGVNQIIKLGIPVVLVGRKIANVSCDYVGIDNVRGGQIAAEHLIRKGHRRIAFLGGFSQLSSWQERKRGYDQAHYAAGLPIDNNLVVETPATRQGGIAAIQKVLTAPEPPTAAFCYNDMIAIGAMMQMKEMGFVPGRDMAIVGFDDIPEATIFSPKLTTVSSFPRLMGIHAARLLHAQIEGAADEPQTIILQPELIVRESCSYAKNQTRA; encoded by the coding sequence ATGAAGACAAGCAAAAAACGCAGTCACGTAACATTACAAGATGTCGCCGCCCATGCCGGCGTTTCGCGCGCAACAGCCTCGCTGGTCCTGCGCGGCAGTCCCAATATTTCGGAAGCAACCCGCCAAAAAGTTTTGGCAGCTATGCAACAATTAGGCTATGTCTATGACCGGATTGCAGCCAATTTGCGATCCAATGCATCATCGACCGTAGGATTAATCATTATGGAGCTGGCAAACCCGTTTTATTCCGAATTACTGGTTGGCATTCACCAGGAACTTGATAAATTCGGTTACACCGTCATTTTAGGTACAACCTTTGATTCGCACGCCATACAGGAACGACTGCTTTCAACCATGCTGGAACACCGGGTCGGCGGCATTATTTTATCGGCTGTGCCCGGCAGCTCCAGTGAAGGTGTTAATCAAATTATAAAATTGGGCATACCCGTTGTTTTAGTCGGCCGAAAAATTGCCAATGTAAGCTGCGACTATGTCGGGATCGATAACGTCCGCGGCGGTCAAATTGCCGCTGAACATCTTATTCGCAAAGGACACCGCCGCATTGCCTTTTTAGGTGGATTTTCCCAGCTTTCTTCATGGCAAGAGCGTAAACGCGGATACGATCAAGCCCATTATGCTGCCGGCCTGCCGATCGATAATAATTTAGTCGTGGAAACACCGGCTACCCGCCAAGGCGGCATTGCAGCCATCCAAAAGGTTTTAACCGCACCCGAACCACCCACTGCCGCCTTTTGTTATAACGACATGATTGCCATCGGGGCGATGATGCAAATGAAAGAAATGGGCTTCGTTCCCGGCCGCGATATGGCAATTGTCGGCTTTGACGATATTCCAGAAGCAACTATCTTCAGCCCGAAACTTACAACCGTGTCTTCTTTCCCCCGCCTTATGGGTATCCACGCCGCCCGCCTTTTGCATGCACAGATTGAGGGCGCAGCTGACGAGCCACAGACCATTATTTTGCAACCAGAGCTTATTGTCCGCGAGTCATGCTCTTACGCGAAAAACCAGACACGCGCTTAG